In Rhizobium sp. ZPR4, a genomic segment contains:
- a CDS encoding virB8 family protein yields MVTTDSLKDYFNKARRFDQDRMIQMERSARIAWFVATAAGVLAAISIVAIAGLTPLKTVEPFVVRVDNSTGIVDVVSALTSSAGTYDEAVTKYFAARYVRAREGYVWSEAEENFRTVSLLSTAPEQTRFAAIYRGGNPDSPQNIYGRGATSRINIVSISLINANVLSVRYMRTITRGDETHTTHWVATLTFSYVNAPMSSTDRLINPLGFAVSDYRSDPEAIN; encoded by the coding sequence ATGGTGACGACGGACAGTCTCAAGGACTATTTCAATAAGGCTCGGCGCTTCGATCAGGACCGCATGATCCAGATGGAACGTTCGGCTCGGATTGCCTGGTTCGTAGCCACTGCGGCCGGCGTGCTTGCGGCAATTTCGATCGTCGCCATCGCAGGTTTGACACCGCTAAAGACGGTCGAACCTTTTGTCGTGAGAGTCGACAACTCAACCGGCATTGTCGATGTTGTTTCGGCACTCACGTCTTCTGCTGGAACCTACGACGAAGCGGTGACTAAATATTTCGCTGCCCGCTACGTTCGCGCCCGCGAGGGTTACGTCTGGAGCGAGGCGGAGGAGAATTTTCGCACGGTTTCGCTGCTCTCAACGGCGCCGGAACAGACCCGTTTTGCCGCAATTTATCGCGGTGGTAATCCGGATTCCCCGCAAAATATCTACGGCCGCGGCGCCACATCGCGGATCAACATTGTTTCCATCTCACTGATCAACGCCAATGTGCTGTCTGTTCGCTATATGCGTACCATCACTCGCGGTGACGAGACCCATACGACCCATTGGGTGGCAACGCTTACCTTCTCCTATGTGAATGCTCCAATGTCCTCGACCGATCGGCTGATAAATCCGCTCGGCTTCGCCGTCAGCGACTATCGATCCGATCCGGAGGCCATCAATTGA